In one Gossypium hirsutum isolate 1008001.06 chromosome D09, Gossypium_hirsutum_v2.1, whole genome shotgun sequence genomic region, the following are encoded:
- the LOC107931347 gene encoding protein DETOXIFICATION 41 isoform X1: MGSEEQRPLLRISELSSDAIEEVFESGDGGGGVGWWVRLVAWESRILWLLSGASIIVSVFNYMLTFVTLMFTGHLNALELAGASIASVGIQGLAYGIMLGMASAVQTVCGQAYGAKKYAAMGIICQRAIVLHIGASVILTFLYWYSDTVLQAIGQSASIAEQGQVFARGLIPQLYAFAISCPMQRFLQAQNIVNPLAYISVGVFLLHILLTWLAVDVLGYGLLGASLTLSLSWWILTILNGLYIVLSPSCKETWTGLSTKALKGIWPYFKITAASAVMLCLEIWYNQGLVLISGLLPNAAIALDSISICMNYWNWDINFVLGFSAAASVRVSNELGAGHPKLTKFSVIVVNATSIFISTVFTAIVIICRSLLIKAFSTDAEVIQAGSSLIPLLAISIFLNGIQPILSGVAIGSGWQHIVAYVNLTTYYIIGLPIGCVLGFKLGLGVEGIWWGMVVGVLLQTITLIILTARTNWDLEVEKAADRLRKSANEETLHLITD; encoded by the exons ATGGGTTCAGAGGAACAGCGGCCATTGCTACGAATATCGGAATTATCATCGGATGCGATCGAAGAGGTTTTTGAAAGTGGCGACGGCGGCGGAGGAGTAGGGTGGTGGGTGAGGCTTGTTGCGTGGGAATCGAGGATTTTGTGGTTGTTATCAGGGGCATCCATAATTGTCTCTGTTTTTAATTATATGCTCACTTTTGTCACTTTAATGTTCACTGGTCATCTTAATGCATTGGAATTGGCTGGTGCTTCTATTGCTAGTGTTGGAATTCAAGGTCTTGCTTATGGGATTATG TTGGGCATGGCGAGTGCGGTACAGACCGTGTGTGGCCAAGCATACGGTGCCAAGAAATACGCAGCCATGGGGATCATTTGCCAAAGAGCAATTGTATTACACATAGGAGCCTCAGTTATCCTAACATTCCTCTATTGGTATTCGGACACCGTCCTTCAAGCAATAGGTCAATCGGCAAGTATAGCAGAGCAAGGCCAAGTTTTCGCCCGTGGTTTAATCCCTCAACTTTACGCATTCGCCATAAGTTGCCCCATGCAAAGGTTCCTTCAAGCTCAAAACATAGTGAATCCTTTGGCTTATATCTCCGTTGGGGTATTTTTGCTCCACATTCTTCTTACTTGGCTTGCCGTTGATGTATTGGGATATGGTCTTCTTGGGGCATCTTTGACATTAAGTCTTTCATGGTGGATTCTTACTATTCTTAATGGACTTTACATTGTTTTAAGTCCTTCCTGTAAAGAGACTTGGACTGGTTTGTCTACTAAAGCTCTTAAAGGGATTTGGCCTTATTTCAAGATTACTGCTGCTTCTGCTGTTATGCTTTG CTTGGAGATATGGTATAACCAAGGACTGGTGCTTATATCTGGTCTTCTTCCTAATGCAGCAATTGCACTAGACTCCATTTCTATTTG CATGAACTACTGGAACTGGGATATCAACTTTGTTTTAGGCTTTAGTGCAGCAGCCAG TGTGCGAGTGAGTAATGAGCTAGGGGCAGGGCATCCCAAGCTGACCAAATTTTCAGTCATAGTAGTGAATGCTACCAGCATTTTCATTAGTACAGTTTTCACTGCCATTGTTATCATATGTCGATCCCTATTAATCAAAGCTTTCTCAACCGACGCTGAAGTTATACAAGCTGGTTCCAGTTTGATTCCATTGCTTGCCATCTCCATTTTCTTGAATGGAATCCAGCCCATTCTCTCAG GAGTGGCCATTGGGAGTGGATGGCAACATATAGTAGCATATGTCAACCTCACTACATATTACATTATTGGTCTTCCAATTGGATGTGTTCTTGGATTCAAATTAGGCTTAGGAGTAGAA GGTATATGGTGGGGGATGGTAGTTGGGGTTCTTCTACAAACAATAACTCTAATCATTCTCACTGCCAGAACAAACTGGGACTTGGAG GTTGAAAAAGCTGCGGATCGGTTGAGGAAATCAGCCAATGAAGAGACATTACATTTGATTACTGATTAG
- the LOC107931347 gene encoding protein DETOXIFICATION 41 isoform X2, with translation MGSEEQRPLLRISELSSDAIEEVFESGDGGGGVGWWVRLVAWESRILWLLSGASIIVSVFNYMLTFVTLMFTGHLNALELAGASIASVGIQGLAYGIMLGMASAVQTVCGQAYGAKKYAAMGIICQRAIVLHIGASVILTFLYWYSDTVLQAIGQSASIAEQGQVFARGLIPQLYAFAISCPMQRFLQAQNIVNPLAYISVGVFLLHILLTWLAVDVLGYGLLGASLTLSLSWWILTILNGLYIVLSPSCKETWTGLSTKALKGIWPYFKITAASAVMLCLEIWYNQGLVLISGLLPNAAIALDSISICMNYWNWDINFVLGFSAAASVRVSNELGAGHPKLTKFSVIVVNATSIFISTVFTAIVIICRSLLIKAFSTDAEVIQAGSSLIPLLAISIFLNGIQPILSGYMVGDGSWGSSTNNNSNHSHCQNKLGLGG, from the exons ATGGGTTCAGAGGAACAGCGGCCATTGCTACGAATATCGGAATTATCATCGGATGCGATCGAAGAGGTTTTTGAAAGTGGCGACGGCGGCGGAGGAGTAGGGTGGTGGGTGAGGCTTGTTGCGTGGGAATCGAGGATTTTGTGGTTGTTATCAGGGGCATCCATAATTGTCTCTGTTTTTAATTATATGCTCACTTTTGTCACTTTAATGTTCACTGGTCATCTTAATGCATTGGAATTGGCTGGTGCTTCTATTGCTAGTGTTGGAATTCAAGGTCTTGCTTATGGGATTATG TTGGGCATGGCGAGTGCGGTACAGACCGTGTGTGGCCAAGCATACGGTGCCAAGAAATACGCAGCCATGGGGATCATTTGCCAAAGAGCAATTGTATTACACATAGGAGCCTCAGTTATCCTAACATTCCTCTATTGGTATTCGGACACCGTCCTTCAAGCAATAGGTCAATCGGCAAGTATAGCAGAGCAAGGCCAAGTTTTCGCCCGTGGTTTAATCCCTCAACTTTACGCATTCGCCATAAGTTGCCCCATGCAAAGGTTCCTTCAAGCTCAAAACATAGTGAATCCTTTGGCTTATATCTCCGTTGGGGTATTTTTGCTCCACATTCTTCTTACTTGGCTTGCCGTTGATGTATTGGGATATGGTCTTCTTGGGGCATCTTTGACATTAAGTCTTTCATGGTGGATTCTTACTATTCTTAATGGACTTTACATTGTTTTAAGTCCTTCCTGTAAAGAGACTTGGACTGGTTTGTCTACTAAAGCTCTTAAAGGGATTTGGCCTTATTTCAAGATTACTGCTGCTTCTGCTGTTATGCTTTG CTTGGAGATATGGTATAACCAAGGACTGGTGCTTATATCTGGTCTTCTTCCTAATGCAGCAATTGCACTAGACTCCATTTCTATTTG CATGAACTACTGGAACTGGGATATCAACTTTGTTTTAGGCTTTAGTGCAGCAGCCAG TGTGCGAGTGAGTAATGAGCTAGGGGCAGGGCATCCCAAGCTGACCAAATTTTCAGTCATAGTAGTGAATGCTACCAGCATTTTCATTAGTACAGTTTTCACTGCCATTGTTATCATATGTCGATCCCTATTAATCAAAGCTTTCTCAACCGACGCTGAAGTTATACAAGCTGGTTCCAGTTTGATTCCATTGCTTGCCATCTCCATTTTCTTGAATGGAATCCAGCCCATTCTCTCAG GGTATATGGTGGGGGATGGTAGTTGGGGTTCTTCTACAAACAATAACTCTAATCATTCTCACTGCCAGAACAAACTGGGACTTGGAG GTTGA